From one Macrobrachium rosenbergii isolate ZJJX-2024 chromosome 52, ASM4041242v1, whole genome shotgun sequence genomic stretch:
- the LOC136833943 gene encoding bridge-like lipid transfer protein family member 1, with protein MARVTDAMLQNWLNLDFYAFLPFNMVETVDLSLFLPPSNTSRHIIAALDRNAKLIDKEGRPKEVFNDGKWRKFCKLSSGWIDCWQVPELQLNIGYTYHPIPHWAQHLRPMFQLPKRKNCFCRQLGPLIKEVPMEIIKNITPEQFDPTSVSADVFTVELRIIRPSDLKLYGTVLHLFINLKENIFGEDQNLLT; from the exons ATGGCAAGGGTgacagatgccatgttgcagaATTGGTTGAACCTGGACTTCTATGCCTTCCTGCCattcaacatg GTTGAAACTGTTGATCTTAGTTTATTTCTACCCCCATCAAACACATCACGTCATATTATTGCTGCATTAGATAGAAATGCTAAGCTCATTGATAAAGAGGGAAGACCAAAAGAAGTGTTCAATGATGGAAAGTGGAGAAAATTTTGCAAGTTAAG ctCTGGATGGATAGATTGTTGGCAAGTACCTGAATTACAGTTGAACATTGGTTATACCTACCATCCAATTCCCCATTGGGCCCAACACCTCAGGCCAATGTTTCAACTCCCGAAAAGGAAGAACTGCTTTTGTCGCCAATTAGGGCCCCTCATAAAAGAAGTCCCCATGGAAATCATAAAG aatatcacGCCAGAGCAGTTTGATCCAACCTCAGTGTCAGCTGATGTTTTTACTGTTGAGCTCCGCATCATTCGCCCTTCAGACCTGAAGCTGTATGGTACTGTACTTCATCTCTTTATTAATCTAAAG gaaaatatctTTGGAGAAGATCAGAATTTACTGACATGA